CAGCTACTCTGTGCCAACTGCCAAAGGCGAAgaggcaggttgtgtctgaagTTTTtaacataaccagcactgcatTATGACCTACTTACCAGAAATGCTTAGTGCAGCTATTATTTTAACTGTGTTTTAGGCCTAAAATGAtatctgtgggacagatgtaaagctctgggtagccctgcactaaaatgatcaacttctccatatttaccaTAGACTAATATTTacggaaaaaaataaatatctgacGGCTGTGACCTACTGtcccttgtcacatgacatgctgtgCATTGCGGCACTCCAACAGTTAAACTTTTTGTGATGTCAGAGGGACAGCCGTTGTGCCCTGAACAACAGGCGCTTGCAAACACTTGCGTACCACAAAAGCAACACTCTTGCTTTTGAGCGTGTCTTCCTTGCATCTGTATTGGAAACAATGGATTTGTTGGCACaaaaaacgcagcatgtgtTGGTGCCTAAgacattttttgtcattaaGATTAAGAAAATGCTGGGACAACTTGTAggatgttgttttgtgtcaagGATCTAAAATGTGTACCAAATTAACACTACTTTTAGCAATAGCTGTACCTGATAGAGAGCCTTGACGAGAAAGTTGTGAAAATAGTTCTGGTAAAACATTTGGCGTACCTTTAAATAAATCATGCAAGGGTTTACATGAATGCTCAGACTTTTGAGAAGTTTGAATTTTTCCAAGTTTAATGTATGACATGTATAATatgttctgttgtgttttgtttttacacagatCATAGAAAAGAGCGCAGGGCACAGCCGCAGCAGGGTCTTTCGAGAGGTGGAGACTCTGTACCAGTGTCAGGGAAACAAGTGAGTAATTTCTGTCAGacattttttaacttaaataaaaccaacacaaaatgaaacagattCTAATCATTGGAAAATCTCCTGATTTAGAAACGTCTTGGAATTGATCCAGTTCTTTGAAGACAACTCCTGCTTTTATTTGGTGTTTGAAAAGCTGCGCGGTGGTAAGTATAAATGAATACCTCAACAGTTACACCATCTACACACGCTTGGCTTTTCAAATGACCCTTCATAAACACAGTAATTGCTACAAGCGATTGTTTTCTCTTCCCTCAGGCTCCATTCTGACACACATCCAGAACAGGAAGCACTTTGATGAGTTGGAAGCCAGTAAGGTAGTCAGGGACATTGCCCAAGCTCTTGACTTCCTCCACACTAAAGGTAGGTCAACATCCACACAGCTATCATATGAAAGTCAAGGGTAATAGCTGTGGCTTTGTTTtatgttgtcatggttacaatgTGCTTTTCTACAGGCATTGCCCATAGAGACCTTAAGCTGGAGAACATCCTTTGTGAATACACAGATCGGGTAAGTGATTTTTAAAGGACAGGAAGCTTTTAGAAGGACATTAGTTGTTCCTAGAGAAATAGAGCACAGCAGTTTAatatttctcctccatctcttgaCTCAGGTGTCCCCAGTAAAGATCTGTGATTTTGACTTGGGAAGTGGAGTGAAGCTCAGCAGTGCCTGCACGCCCATAACAACCCCAGAGCTCACAACACCGGTAACAGTCTAGTTTTAATTTCATGGCACagacacatacaaacaaacaagatcAGTGTGATGGATAACAGTTACGTGGctcttcctgtgttttttttttttttttgtcctctctTAGTGTGGCTCAGCAGAGTACATGGCTCCAGAAGTAGTGGAGGTGTTCACTGATGAGGCCTCTTTCTACGACAAACGCTGTGACCTCTGGAGTCTTGGGGTCATCCTCTACATCCTGCTGAGCGGCAGCCCTCCTTTCACAGGCCACTGTGGCACCGACTGCGGCTGGGACCGTGGAGAAACCTGCAGAACCTGCCAGGTATGTTTACCCAGTCAACATCTGAGTGTTTACATCCTACAGTGTTTACAGTGGATGTGAATGAAAGTACAGAAATGGTTGGAATGTGAAAGGGGTAGGGGGGGGGCTTCTGAACCTTATGAGACTGTCCGACAAGCACCTCTGGTGGATATACTGGCCCTTGTAGTATGTTATGATAGGAAACTGAATATATATGGGTTTTGGACCGTTGGGcagacaaaacatgacattatAGATGCCACCTTGGACTCTGAAAACTTGTAATGTGCATAAAGTGCAGTTACATATTATGCATATTGTATAGTAGGGTTGGGCAATATGATGGTATATACCGTGCAACAGTAGAAATGTATCCACAAGTATAGATTTGGCAAAACTGTTTCTACTGCAGGGGTAGCAAATCAGGGCCGGATATCCGCGTAATCTTGCGATCTCACAATCTCACGAACCTAGCTGTCACGCAAGGtgataggctcgttcgagataaACTGCGCTTCGCGTGGAAAGTACATGATATCGGGCAGCGGCCAGGGGGCGGTGAAAACTGCAGTCAAATCAAACTGTTTCCTACAAAGATGCTCCATTTCCAGCTGCCTTCAAAACGTCGTcacagaaaatatttacattctTTTAGATCCATCTATAGGTTACCTGTAGTTAGCAGaccatgtattattattaccatcatcatcatcatcatcatcatcatcatcatcatcaacaacaacaacaacaacaacaacaacaacacatgttTGTTAACAGATTAAACTTTAATTGCACAACTCAACTCAATTCACAAGTTTATTCACAAAAAACAGATAGCGAAAAAGTACATGTACAATTCATAAGAAATAATGGAGATGTGAAATGAAACACCCTGATAAGCTATTGAAAGCTTGAGAGTAGGGGCCCAGACATGACGCAAATTgtactttaaaatgtatttatgaaCATGTCGCCTAGATTTAATAAAGTGTATATAATATACAGTAACATCTATAATCTACACTACTCCTAAGACTAACCTAATGCTAACTACTGAATGGTCCCAAGACATTTATTCCTTAAGTTTAAACATTGGTTTACAGGTGAGATAACATAAGTAGAAACACAAGTGGAAATAACAGTACACTGTAAATGGCAATGAGTGTAACTGGTTTAACAACATGAGACTAACAGCCTACAATCCAGcgttaaacaataatttacACAGAAAATTGGCATTTTCTACAAAACGTAGTGTTTGTGGTTGAAGCTAAGAGTCAATCAGCACACTCTGTGGGTGACAGCCAggtgtttcccatcatgccctgggTCTTGCAATTAGCAGAGAGTAACTGTGGTGCTTCGCTCAAGAAACTGAGTCCACTGCAATCTCGTAAGGTTATCGGTGCCCACAAGTCGGACACAAATCTAACCAAAATGCATTGTGCGGCAATCACCGTTAAGCGATTCCActcaggcctggctcatcttgaACGAGTCTAATGTGATTTGGACATACATGTAGGAGGAGAGTGAAGTTATAAATACAGAATCCAGAAACACTTAAAATGTGATGAAGTATAGTATGGTTATTTTAATGATATATTACACATACTGTAACAGAAGATTTTGCCCACCTCTATGGTATAGCTATTAATAAGATAGTGTATTCACTATAAATAATGTTTGCCTGCTACATTCAGACTGTGTTGCTCAACAGTATTCATAGTACATGTGCCTCTTGGTTTAGTCACATCTTATCTAAGTGTATTCTTAATACCACTGGGAACAAAAAGCAGGAGTGTGACTGTATAGATTGATTTAGGTGTGACTGCACCTGTAGCTCTGGACATGAATTGTTCTCCTCTGTTGTCACCTGATTATTATCTGAGTCCAGGGTTAATGTTTAACCTCTCCTCGAGTGGCTCGTGACATTGGAGGAGCAGCATTCAGTCAACATGAGACGCACATGCAGGCACTGTAATGCTTCAGCATGACAGCTCAACAGTTTCACAGGATGATGTGTTATATTCTGTCCACAGAGTCACCTGTTTGAGAGCATCCAGCAGGGGAAGTATGAGTTTCCAGACAAGGACTGGGATCACATCACAGAGGGGGCCAAGGATCTCATATCCAAGCTGCTTGTTCGGGATGCAACTCTGCGCCTCAGTGCTGCTCAGGTCCTCAAGCACCCTTGGGTGCAGGGGGTGGGTATCATTACACGTGTGCACTAGAATAGCTGTACCGTCTGGGTACTCTAATATTATCTGATACAAGGACCACTGTATCCAGGGTTCCCACAGATCCCTAAAAAGTCTTAAAGGGCACTGGCTTCATTGATCAGAAAATGAGGGCATAATCCCTGGATCTTGTTTTTTGTACGTTTACCTGCCTGACCAAAGAGCTCCTGTCAGACCAGCCATCTGAGATCTATCTTAaaacccagttcagaccaaagatttgcgacaaGACAGaactgttttagaacgttgcagcagtgtgagctGGCCGGTCTGCGCTCGACTCAAACTGGCTggtggtgtcacctgcaactcagctggtcaaatcgccgatggctggttttagaacgcaAAGCACATCACCTATTTCAACAGCCAGCTGGCTTGTAGTGAaatccgctggtcaagtcataATGACTATAGATGACGTCCATCCctgttttcttcagttttggtTTGTGAAATTGGTCTTTACTTTCTTTCCGTGTGgcatttaaaaagtcttaaaccCAACTAAAAAATTTTAAACACaactttaaaaagtcttaaactCAACTACCAGGACCCCTggtatcattcattcattgctgtttctattttatttttaattgatttcaagttaaatattcattttcttttttttacagaacGCTCCAGAGAGAGGTCTTCCAACTCCTCATGTTCTACAGAGGTATGACAGTCAGCTTAAAAAGTCATGTCAAATATATTTATGAAGTTTATCAGGTGTTTTAAACAACACTGAAGTATTTTAAAATGCTCTACAGAGAGAGTAAAGTCAGATTAAAGCAATCGGCTCAACACAACTGCATTATTTTTCGACAGGACAGTAGAGCTGATGTGTTTGGTGTGAAAACGTCTGATTGAGTGAGAAGAGGCAGGGTTGAAATGTGTAAAcggtacaaaaaaacacatgcaacCATCCATTaaatcctcctctgcctcctctcttcCTGCAGGAACAGCAGCACCAAAGACCTGACCCAGTTTGCAGCAGAAGCCATCGCTTTTAACCGGCAGCTATCCCAGCACGACGAGCAGCAGGAGGATGTCGGAGCCATCGTTTGCTCCATGAGGCTTTCTCCTCCGTCCAACTCCAGGCTGGCGCGCAGACGGGCGCAGTCCAACGCCCTGCGCACCACGGACTTCACACCCACATCGGATGACCTCACAGCATAAAGGACCAGCACAAGTCCCCTCGTCGTGTTTTTCGGACTGATTTTAGCCTTTGCAtgctccttgtgtgtgtgctttttgttTTCACGGGGAGCCTTGTAGGATCAGTCACACAGTATCAGAAGTGACTAACTGTTCTTGGTGTCTAAGCTCTTTCCCATGGCCAGTAATCTCAGCACCTTGACAGAGTTTGGGCACCAAGGGGACAGTTAATCATCAGCTACCACCTCCTGATTGAAAACAGTTGAAACTCCTGAGATTTGTCCAGGAAATACTTTAAGCTTTTAAATTTGAGAATAGCTTTgggtttattttacagttagtcttaataataataaataattgtatttattttcctttcagtGATAATGAAATTTCTAATGACCCCAATACAGCAAAACTGCTCCTAATGGCAGCAGTGTATTAAATATCATCAGCACATATCAATATCAACATCAACACAGATTTACATGGGTTCAGCACAGTTTTGCGGCTGATGAGGTCCTAATGCAAAATCATCTAATAtgagattttatttttcttgttgtcCAGCTGTGAATTGGTTAATAATATTTAATGCAAATGCTCCCTATTGCTTCTCAGTCACTGGAGGAAAGGGATAAgttctcttttatttttgctttttaaagcAGGTGATCAGATGTGTGTGGATGTATGTggtttaaaatataaaacatgatacACTTAGAGGAGACTGTCCATCTCTGAAAATGGCTTTTCTCCATTTGACCTTTTTGTAAAGTCTTGTCGAGGCTACGTAGAACGTACAGGAAGTGCAGGAATGTGAATGGATGATGAAGTTAGAGAAAACCCTTTGATCAaatcgttgttgtttttttaaatttaattcccAGCTTTCACTTCAACTCAAGCTACCTGTAGCACTGATGTACTTTATGATAAGTCACTTATTTAGTTTATCTGAAAGGGAGAATCTTCCATCGTTAATCGGTTTGGTCTAACAATGTGAAATCGACAACTACGgtaatatttatcttttaaggggttttatcagttttttatCCTCATTAGAGTCCAGCATTACCTCaggctctttttttttgcacGTTTTGTACTGTACCAATGTAACACCAACCCAAAAAGACTTTCTTAGTGTCTTAATGTCTTATGGGTTTGATATCTCAGAGTGTTTTTAGTCTGAATGACTTGAAATGTGAGAAGTGTTTGGTTGTATGTGAAGCTAATGAGAATAGTGGATGTTACACTTTGTAATAAGATAAGAGGATTCCATTCTGGGGTTGAAgggatttatttttatacaagtatTTGTATATTCAGTTTTATAGTTTTGGTTTTGTGACTGCTAAGACTTCTGTCTTAGATTTTCTCAAGTCCATCAAGTTGCTGATATTTACTTAGTTTCTTTtcacttttgtctttgtttaacTCATTACAGATGCTGTCTGTGTTTGAACGAGGTCACCAATGGCAGTCTGGCACCTCTATTTCCCCCTAACCCTATTAACTTTATGTGTTGCCTGCTAAACGACATGTCCCCTGATTTCACACTGTTGCCATGGACACCCCATCCCTATAGCAACACAGGGCCTTCATAGGCTGGCGTGGAATTGACAGAGATTTGCTCAGAGTGAATACACACATTAGGGAAACAACCACTTGCTATGTTAAAGCTCACTCCTATTATCAATCATAAAAAGACTTGTTTGTTTCCCCCCCATCAACCTGTAATGGCGTCAAATGAGATACAGTAATTGGTGCGCAATTACGGAGTCCTACTGAAATTTGTTAAAGCTCTTAAGGGGTCCTATGCATAAAGCTCTGAGCGTGGAgcatattttcactggtatgcTGTGTTCTCAATAAAAAGATCTTTAGCATCTACTCCTGTCTCATCTGTGGTCCGTAAATTAATCAATGTATTATTTATCCATTTAATGCAAGATGTTATTACGGTGTGTTGAGCAAATGGGTTTCTCTTCCATAGGAGTAAAGGAGGTTTTTCATTCAGTGAGGTTCTTTTGTACTTTGTATTGAAGGCTGAGTGGAAGGCGAAGGAACAGGAAGAGGATGTGATTAACCTGCACAGACGCTGAGGAGATAGCATCCCTCTGGCAGCAGCTTTGTCCTTGTTGAGACTTATTTTAAAGCAGAGGAAAGGCGTTTATATCCAGATTACCGGAAGCTTTTTAAGATCCTAAaagaccaaaacaacaaaaaatattatgAGTAAATGGATTTAACCCTTTAATGCTCTCATTAGAAATAGCAGTGGATtatcttttttttgcattttgaatttttatttttctgtatcaCTGGGgcaatatataattttttttttttttttttttgcattttgaatttttaaaatttcactGGGACAATGAAAATTATAatgattttttgtttattttttgtattttgctggggcattttttttacagagtgCATCAAATACAGGCCTCTACCAATattaaacagaaagaaaaaaattggAATCACAAACCATAAAATCATGTACTGTTAAAACATTGGAAACACATTACTTTACCAACATATACCAATTTGTTCCCATGGAATTAGTAATATTACCAGTACTAGTGATATTTCCATATGTTTATTCTAGATATTTGCCGTAACATTACTTTGAAAACatctaaaaaatgtaaaagaaattaTACTGAtagattttttaaacaaagataCATAATGGAATAACTTTAAACATATGATTTTAACAACAGTGAAAATTAATTGGTTTAATAGTTTCATAAAAATTGTAAAATTATTATGTTAGTATCACTAACTTAATCACAAAATGACCACTCATCCGTTTGGTTGACAGTGTTGGTGaggttacttttaaaaagtaatagAATACAGATTACTAGTTGCCCtgtttaaaatataataagtagtccaatgtaactattttaattactttattaaagaaaggaaacatgactttttaattacttttctaacacatattttaaacagctgaaaaatggaaataaactATGCCAAAAGAAGGCATTCCTGCATGTCGAAAGATGCAAAGCAGCAGAATAAATGTTAAGTTCCACTTAAAaactttttaaggaaaaataaatgtttgaatgAGACCACTTTTGTAatcaacattttgattagtgACTGgaatttaatcacattttttcagtaacagtatttaatttaatttaatttaattatttttctttttttttctttttatttctcaaCATTGTTGGTTTAGCATGGTTTTTGAGTGGCTTTAGATATAGAAAAAACAAAGGCATACGctattattgctattatttttttccatcataaCAAAGCTAAACTCAATGGTAGCGAAAGTTCAGTGACGTTGAGTTAAGCTTAACATATTTTTCAAGAGTGACTCAAAATGTGCCCTAGCAAACACTTTTCATGCTCTTTCATATTTCTCTGACATAATTTACGTTAGAATATTCTGATCAGCAGCAAAGCTCTCAGCTATAAATAAATGGGTTCCAATCTACACAAATTAGGTGACTGCGATTAAAGTCATGTTGTGCCTTTGTGCCAACCAGCCCCATCATGAGGTTGGCTGACACAGTATGAAGCAACCCATGGAAACAATTTGAACATTTAATTCAAACAAGCAccagaaaacatgaaaacattttcaagCAATGTATTAAAGGAATGTTACTTTAGCTATAACCATTCAAAGTAACAATTATTAATTAACAatataaacattgtttttaatcttttcaAATACTTTAATGCCTTT
This sequence is a window from Epinephelus lanceolatus isolate andai-2023 chromosome 6, ASM4190304v1, whole genome shotgun sequence. Protein-coding genes within it:
- the mknk1 gene encoding MAP kinase-interacting serine/threonine-protein kinase 1; amino-acid sequence: MVRHSMMTELQTFQHSLQGNSLAVGQVGQSCGGTQENRVTSVERQHLSQGPAEIEKSQPVNIPDAAKRKKKKRTRATDSSTGTFDDLYKLTDEVLGQGAYAKVQGCISLQNGQEFAVKIIEKSAGHSRSRVFREVETLYQCQGNKNVLELIQFFEDNSCFYLVFEKLRGGSILTHIQNRKHFDELEASKVVRDIAQALDFLHTKGIAHRDLKLENILCEYTDRVSPVKICDFDLGSGVKLSSACTPITTPELTTPCGSAEYMAPEVVEVFTDEASFYDKRCDLWSLGVILYILLSGSPPFTGHCGTDCGWDRGETCRTCQSHLFESIQQGKYEFPDKDWDHITEGAKDLISKLLVRDATLRLSAAQVLKHPWVQGNAPERGLPTPHVLQRNSSTKDLTQFAAEAIAFNRQLSQHDEQQEDVGAIVCSMRLSPPSNSRLARRRAQSNALRTTDFTPTSDDLTA